The following coding sequences lie in one Oscillatoria sp. FACHB-1406 genomic window:
- a CDS encoding serine/threonine-protein kinase translates to MPLPLNNLSAFHNDVFQETQLGQLCGRKELFRERYLILRMLGRGGFGVTFLARDWSLPGKPLCAIKQLCPRVSAPSALETARRRFQREAKVLALLGSHSRIPSLLDYFVLEEEFYLIQEYVRGMTLARLIRRYGCQSETVVKNWLREMLLLLEYVHSNGAIHRDIKPQNVIRCEDDGRLVLIDFGAVKEQLVKVLELSTKCTTTHFVGTAGFAPPEQMALRPVYGSDLYALGMTCLYLLSGKAPLEFDRDRMSSNVQWRTSEGFRGTERIALSKSFSTILDKMLEPSLQRRYQSAAEILADLDSLLPRDDLFRCLNQAPAPPKEEPPSVVEHLSSIERMARSIRESKARRDRKTPKQNLPRTC, encoded by the coding sequence ATGCCTCTCCCGCTGAACAATTTGTCCGCTTTTCATAATGATGTATTTCAAGAAACACAACTCGGGCAGCTTTGCGGTCGAAAAGAACTGTTTCGGGAGCGCTATCTAATTTTGCGAATGTTGGGGCGCGGGGGCTTTGGCGTAACCTTTTTGGCGCGAGACTGGAGCTTACCCGGTAAGCCTCTGTGCGCGATCAAGCAACTCTGCCCGCGAGTTAGCGCCCCCTCAGCCTTAGAAACGGCTCGCCGACGCTTTCAGCGAGAAGCAAAAGTCTTAGCACTCCTGGGCAGTCACTCCCGAATCCCCTCTTTATTAGATTATTTTGTCTTAGAAGAAGAATTTTATTTGATTCAAGAATACGTTCGAGGAATGACGCTAGCGAGATTAATTCGACGCTACGGTTGCCAGTCGGAGACGGTTGTTAAAAACTGGCTCAGAGAAATGCTTTTGCTGCTGGAATACGTTCATAGTAATGGAGCGATTCATCGGGATATTAAACCGCAAAATGTGATCCGCTGTGAAGACGACGGTCGCTTAGTTTTAATTGACTTTGGTGCGGTTAAGGAACAATTGGTTAAAGTTTTAGAATTAAGTACAAAATGTACGACAACTCATTTCGTCGGCACAGCGGGTTTTGCGCCGCCAGAGCAGATGGCACTGCGCCCGGTTTATGGCAGCGACTTGTATGCTTTGGGGATGACGTGCTTGTACCTGCTAAGCGGGAAAGCGCCTTTAGAGTTCGATCGCGATCGAATGTCGTCGAACGTGCAATGGCGAACGTCTGAAGGCTTTCGCGGAACGGAGCGCATCGCTTTGAGCAAATCTTTTAGTACCATCCTCGACAAAATGTTGGAACCGTCTTTGCAAAGGCGCTATCAGTCGGCGGCGGAAATTCTGGCCGATCTCGATAGCCTCTTGCCTCGAGACGATCTATTTCGCTGCTTGAATCAAGCCCCCGCGCCCCCTAAAGAGGAACCCCCTAGCGTCGTCGAGCATTTGTCCTCAATCGAGCGAATGGCCCGCTCGATTCGGGAATCGAAAGCGCGTCGCGATCGCAAAACTCCCAAACAAAACTTGCC